One Ostrea edulis chromosome 6, xbOstEdul1.1, whole genome shotgun sequence genomic window, TTACATGACATTTTTAGCatttaaagaaagaaaagttTAAGGGATATGCAACTTGTGACGATTATTAGTGATACATCATAGATTATATTGCATTTAATTTAACAGATATCGTTGTACTATAATAATTGAGTCTGATGACACGTTTCTTCGATATACATCATAATTATTGGATGTACTTTGGGTCGGTGGCCTTGAAATacctatcaaaataaaaatccatCATCATCACCAATGCATATACTTCTCCTTTGGAGTAACATGTAAATTACAGAATTTAGTTCAAGTACGATCCTAGAAATTACCGTCATTTGACCAACAACAGCAGGTTGTTATACCCTTCTTTCTCTctctacccccaccccccccccccctccagcaGCGGATCCAGAGATTAGGGGAATTTAAAGAccccaaaaatgaaaatttttgaaCCAAAGGAGGTTGCAACTTCGTAGTGCCTTCTAGATCCACCACGTACTGCCCTGTCCACTCCTTCACCCTTCGACCTGTCCctttttattgtatgtttgtacAGTCGAATCAGTTccaaaagagagagaaagaaaagaaaacacgCGATGTATAATAAAGGTTTATGTTACCAGGGGCGGacccaggaattgcggttacggggggcgccactttatgaggcagggggtctgggtccaggacgaagccctgatgggggcccagggggcgaagcccttGGAAGCTCgatcctggattttacagattttatagggcttgaaatatgtctcctatttaagtcatttgtactattttgtatcatttctaacacaggggcttcttatccattttgttctcagtctatatataaatatctaacaaggtgaaattagtaaaatggcgcaaattttaagggtttttggaaaaaatttaGTTCTCCCaacaaagtaattcaagaaatcaaaatattttgtcatttatttctccgggggtggaagaaattattgcttcttttattgtttagcacatttatctaaacaagataccacgatttactttaaatttgaaaattttaggggcgccggctgcgcccccccccccttaaatccgccactggttacttattttatttgtgaaataaaGGTGACGGTAATTTTGGAACTTTCAGAAAGAAATCAACCTCTGcctagagttatcgttccttacacccACAAGTATTTGTGaatgtaaggaacgataactctgggtagagattgggaTGTAGACTGATCTAATTTTACGAACTACCATTCTACTTCCggtataatgaaaaatatacgTGTGGTAAGTTTGTGaatgtacatttgaaaaatggtTTCTTTAGTTATATAAACATGTTAAATTTCCAATGAATTTTGTGGATCCAAAGATTATGAACGCCTTTTCGAGGCGAGGGCATCGATTAGAAGATTAATTAATGTTTGGGTAGGCCTTAACACATTAGGAAGAGTTGTTTCCCTTTATTTTATCATGCTGGGGTCTTGTCGGTGGAGATTTGTTTCAGGGGACCCCATGAAACACGTAGTTGCAGTGAACAAAACTAATtgattttattacaaaatgttttaagtATTTCTGTGCGTCTGTAACACAAGACTTACTTGCTGCATGACAGAAATGTCACTTTTCCTCTGGTTTGACTCCGTTCAGTCGTTGTCGTGCATCTTTCGTGAATTTTGTTATTGctcaatattcattattgacttttttttattgtttgcagtTAGGGTCCGCTAAAATTATTGTCAAGCCTGAATACTATAGACGGATTGCCTTTAACAAAActagatttaattttttttttaatttatttatttatttattttttttttttttttttgcagtagAGTATATCTATATTGCGGTTAACTGAATTTGGATATACATTTTAATCGTTATTAAATTTTTATAATTACCACTGAATTATTTCAAAATCTGACataattgaagaaaaaacaaGGGGAGGAGAGGGGGTGGCACACACCAGGAAAATTACTTGACCagcaaagaaataaaaaaaaaaaaaaaaaaagaggaggggattacttataggagttatgagattggtcactgttcgttatcttcgcctttcatgtatcTTCCAAGCCTTGACATTTGTCTCTAGGATTACCCCCTTTACCTATTGTAACATAGTCTCCCCCGACAAAATCAAGTGCAGATCCAGATATTTATCACAAAGTCTATTACAGAGAATGGGTACACAACTAAAActaaaaaaatacatgtatatgcaaccACATCCCACCCCTTGGACCTGCGCACGACCGATATACAGTGCCGTGGTGTACAGTAACTCACGAGATGATTTATCATTATGATAAAATGTTTTGGAAATGGTTTAACAGACCaagttacatatatacaaagcaGGATACATTTATTGTCAGCCTGCTTAGTGTCGGTTTTATAAGATAAAAGGGCTCTCTGTGTAGCGCTCACTTCCCGTTTTCTCGaatggaaggggggggggggcagtgaCAAGAGTACCGTAGAgctttgtttttttgtttttgttgatacatgtatatatattgaattgacCAAAATTACaccttaccccccccccccccccaaataaccATAGATTGTACTCTCATTTTGATAAAAGTGGAATAAAACACATTGGTTGCAACGTAGTTTACAGGGGAAAATACAGTGGAATGTAGACATTATTTGTAAATGTGTTTTTTCCAGAGAGTTTGAAAACTAAACAGTCGTTAAAGATGCAGAGGTCGCCCGATGCAAAATATACACCAGCATATTCATCGGAGTTTATTCTGACGTCATCGTCCCCATTGCCCGTGGTCTCTACTATCTTGTCTCCGAACCCTGGTGACTTACAACCAGATAACGACCCCCTAAGCCATAACAACATGAATCTTTTCCAGTCTACCCAGAGAAACGCTCAATCCAGTACGTCAACAACACGGAATTTTTTGGAAACAGATAACACAATTGATGATATTGAATCCTTTGTCCAAGCAGCCATTCAATCATATCCCCTATCGAGTTGGGATACACCAGATGGGATGGCCTCTGACCTAAACACTCCGGACAAGAGGAGCGAAGTAAGGAGAGACACGGAGGGGGTGAACGTTGCTTCATTGCAGGACAGAATCAGTCCGCTTCTAGAGTTACTCTGTTATTCAGGTGATAACGATATAGAAAGCTTGCTGACCCAAGACGTCAACGAAAATAAATTTCTAGGAACCAAAATAAATAAACCGAATTCAAATGAAGAAAGCACAAACGACGACGAAAATGCGGACAAGCTAAGAAGACACGCCAATTCTGAAATACTCGCTCTGCTAGACTATAACTACCCACACAGAAGCGACGAGGAGAACCTGGTTTGTTTTATCTGTTGCGAGGCGTTCTACGAGCGTCTACATCTGAAAAACCACTTGGTGAATCTGCACCTGCGACACATTCCCATCAGTCAGTTTGCTGGCTGTCCCTACTGTCCGTTTGTCGGTAAGTCTCGTTATCAGTTTGTGGACCATGTCCTAAAGTCCAGGGCTGCATGTAGATCATTGATGatgagaaagaaagaaaaaggcCGCTTGAAGTCAAAATCTAAGTCCAACAAAGAAAAACAGATTTAATCAACAGATGCATATTACGGAAAGGGagttttgttgttattggtttttttccccttctcacaaaatcatttaaaaaaaaaaatttagtaATTGTATGTTActtaaatgttgaaatattgacattttggATTAAATTTTGAACTATTGCATTGTGAATAAAATGACAGCAAATGAGTTTTTTGTCCGAAATTGGTTTCGTTATTTACAAGGTATGTGCATTTTGTACTTACAACAGCAGGTGCTCTTTTATTCAGAGTTGAGTATAAATATGGTCAGATTCTGTCTATACATATTCATATCCGCACTTGGTAAATAAGTAAATGATTTCCCAATCTGACTCTTCtaaatttgattttgaaattgtagAATGTTTGATTTTTGCTTAAAATTGATATCTCTATTATCTCCCAGCCAGGTGAGCATAGAAATGATAGGACCCCTCTAATAACGTGGTGTTATTGGCCGTgtaatacagaaaataaaactcGAACAGTGTGGAATGCAAATATTGACTGTCTCCTCAAGTAAGAAATAATCCCGAGGTGTAGGCACATTGAATGACAGAATGAAAATGTCACTGCAATGATATAATGCGGCATTATGTAGATCATTCTGTTTAATGCGATTGAGAAGTTGGAGAAatctttaagaaaataaattgagATAAGCTGCTCTGAAACAATCCGAAAGTTTGAAGAGCCAACTAGACGTCTTGGTGTTTACCGGGgtatatcttttaaaagaaaaacgCAATCACgcgatttttttttccatttaattttatatttaaatattgataaataatatgctataacaattttacatttcagTGTACATTTTGTTGCTTTAAAAAATACACGACTGAGAGTGGTCATGTATTCATACTGCATAATAATACCGTATCTGTCATAATGAATATACACGAATACACTCGAAAGCTGCTGATATATAAATGAGTATGCTCAAAAGGTGCtgatatgataatgtatatacacGAGTACACTCAAAAGGTGCtgatatgataatgtatatacacGAGTACACTCAAAAGGTGCtgatatgataatgtatataaatGAGTACACTCTAAAGGTGCtgatatgataatgtatatacacGAGTACACTCAAAAGGTGctgatatgatgatatataaacGAGTACACTCAAAAGGTGCtgatatgataatgtatatacacGAGTACACTCAAAAGGTGCtgatatgataatgtatataaatGAGTACACTCTAAAGGTGCtgatatgataatgtatatacacGAGTACACTCAAAAGGTGctgatatgatgatatataaacGAGTACACTCAAAAGGTGCtgatatgataatgtatatacacGAGTACACTCAAAAggtgataatatatatatataaacgagTACACTCAAAAGatgataatgtatataaatGAGTACACTCAAATGGTGCTAATATGAGAACGTGACTTAAAATACTGATTATAGAGAAATGTATACAATATTGTTGATATTGGTATTTGTTTGATAACACAGGATGATATTCATAATATTGTATAATACTGAATTCACTCCATTGTAGACTAAGTAACTCATGCTTGTACAACGAGCACTTGCTGACGTGCTATCAAATGATTAGTTtatacagatatacatgtatatgcgcACACACGTGATGCAACTGTTTAACTGTACTCTCACCGCTGCCGATACAGCATTTAGACACAATAAACTATATGACGTCAAAACTTAAAAGAATCCTTTAAAAATATGGCGACTTGGTTTATAGACAGTCACTTGGTCAATTCTTGTGACATATGAACAGTCATTTCCTCAACCACAGGAAGTTGGACATCTCGCACAGCTTCAGTACACACTCACTCGACCATGACGGACGTTCTGGCAGTGCTGACGTCAGATTCGGGGTATGATTGCACGACTTTTTCTTGAGAACTGTTGGTTTTCTTTAACTTGAGCGCAATCTTTCTGTTGACGTCAACCAAGGCTTTCTTCATGGCCAGTTCCGCTCTTTCGTCACCTGCAGTGTACAAAGGGGGTCAGAAATAATATCTTCATTCATATGCTAATTTATACGGCAACGCTAATAAATTTTTGTGTATAgaacacatttttattttgtatatataacgTGGAAAATTCATATGTACACATAGATTTTGAGAGTAGGCAATGAACTAATAAATCATTGGTAATCAAAATAAGTTATAGAGGCCACGGTAAATGGTTTTATACACGCCATAGTAAATGGTTTTATACAACAGGCCATGGTAAATGGTTTTATACAGGCTACAGTAAATAGTTTTATACAACAGGCCACGGTAAATAGTTTTATACAGGTCATGGTAAATGTTTTTATGCAGGCCATGGTAGATGGTTTTATACAGGTCATGGTAAATAGTTTTATGCAGGCCATTGTAAATGGTTTTATACAGGTCATGGTAAATGGTTTTATACATGTCATGGTAAATGGTTTTATACAACAGGTCATGGTAAATGGTTTTATACAGGTCATGGTAAATGGTTTTATAGAGGCCACGGTAAATGATTTTATAGAACAGGTCATGGTAAATGGTTTTATAGAAGTCACGGTAAATGGTTTTATACAGATCATGGTAAATGGTTTTATGCAAGCCATGATAAATGGTTTTATAGAGGCCAAGGTAAATGGTTTTATACATATGGTAAATGGTTTTATAGAGGCCATGGTAAATGGTTTTATACAGGTCATTGTAAATGGTTTTATAAAGGTCATGGTAAATGGTTTTATTTAACAGGCCACGGTAAATGGTTTTATATAGGCAATGGTAAATGATTTATACAGGTCATGGTAAATGGTTTATACAGGTCCTTGTTGGTGgtttaatatacaatgtatgtcctGTTATGCGATTTTATATTGAAGCTGGTACCGTAAAtacttttatacatatattggTAGGTGGTTTCTTTAAAGTTCCtgctagatacatgtacatttctgtaCATATATTGGTAGGTGATTTTTAAGGTCCTGATGAATACTTTTATACATAATTACATTGGTAGGTGGTTTTTTAAGGTCCTGATGAATACTTTTATACATAATTACATTGGTAGGTGGTTTTTTAAGGTCCTGATAAATACTTTTATAATGTTCTCGTTGATGGTTTAATACAGGTCCTTGTAAATGACTTGATACATTTTCTGCtaaatgacatacatgtacttcatgataTTAATGTTAATATAGAACTTTATACGACACTTACCCAATGATGTAAATGTTAATATAGAACTTTATACGACACTTACCCAATGATGTAAATGTTAATATAGAACTTTATATGACACTTATCAAGTGATGTAATGTTAATATAGAACTTTATACGACACTTACCCAATAATGTAAATGTTAATATAGAACTTTATACGACACTTACCCAATGATGTAAATGTTAATATAGAACTTTATATGACACTTACGCAATGATGTAATGTTAATATAGAACTTTATAAGATTATTACCCAGTGATTTTGCATGGTCATATGCTCTCTCAAAGGATCCGTGCGCTTTCTCATACTTCTTCATGTTAACTAagagaaaatatgtttagaatgaCATGCATACAAAGTAAAATTAATCAGCCAAGAGAAAGGTAATTAGGGGTTCTGCAAAATACAGCTTACCAAACACACACAAACCCCTAAAATGGACAAATTAAAGTTCAATGGAGTttgaatatacattgtatatgtagtTCCCATTACAAAGCCTCACTGTAATTCTTCCTTACCTTCAGCCAAACCCACAAGTACGCATGCTTGAAGCTGTTGTTGCACGTTCCCGGCTTCCTCTGCGGCTTTCAGGGACTTACTTCCAGATTCTCGGGCGCTGTGGAAGTTGTTCAGCATTAGAAAACAATTACCAATCTCGTGGAATAGTGATGCTGTCTCTCGTGGTGTGTTACAGAGAGGGGCTTTTCTTGTAAACCTGTTGACAAGGAAAGTAATGTCTTATACAAACCATGAACTTTAACGAGcatttaatgatttatattGGTTCACTAGTATTCATACGTACATATCGAGAGCTTTGCTATGTTTTCCCTTCATCATGAAAACTCGTCCCGTATTTCCAAGTGCTCTGTATCGAATATTTTTCATGTCcctaaaataaagaaaatatttttcattggaAATCTACCTACATGTGCTGTTTGACCAGAGACATGCATAATATATGTTATGAATGTCTCTGGTTTGACTCATCACTAGATTTGACCACTGAAGACGATCTTTCAGTACTTACAGTTGGTCTCCTATGGTGAGATCCATTTGGTGATACTTGAGTGCTAAATCCAGGTTTCCGAGCTGCATTGCCGCATTACCAAGGTAACTGTATAGATTTGCAATCATCTCAAACTTATCCGGGATTTCAGATTCCTCGTAACGTTCCAGAAGTTCTAAACATACCTCGCATCGATCCTGGACATTTCGAAATTTGTTTGATCTGAAATCTGATCAAATACACAGTATGAATATAATATTTCATGTTAAGTGTTTTTGATTACAGAAAAAACACGTTTTACTGGCATTGCCTTTTGTTACCTTCGTCGATGGCGTCCATTTCTTTCTTCATGTACTGCTTCAGGGATTTCTTCGCCGCCTCCACTTGGCTTTGATAAGTTTCGACTTCGTTCTCAGTACTTTCCGTTTCCTGTTCCTCCGCGATTTCCGTCATCATCCTCTGATGAAACTCATCAAACAGTCCAATGGACGGAAATTTGAACACCAGTTTGCTGGGATCTGGTTTGGGACTAGACTTTTCCGTTTTACTACCGTAAGAATACCTGGAGGCCCCCGACTTGTTGCTTTTGAAGGTTTTCACGGAATCTGTGGATTTCCACGAAGCCTTGGTGTCCGTCGATTTGTAACTGTCCATGGAATCAACCGACAAAGTACTCCCGCTGAAGCGACTTCGAAATCGTCGCGCAGGCGGCGGCGGTGGAAGTGGGCCTAACCTATCCCAGTACGACGCGCGATCCAACAGGAAGTTAAGTCCATCTTCTGCCATATCTCCCACTGGACTTCCTGCGCTACCCATGACAGCTGCACAAGTAAGAGTGGagatatatatagatctatccAAAAGCAACATGgttatgcttttttttttttatggaggACAGTTATTGTATTTACCTCTTTTAAGGTGCACTGTATGATAGTAACATCTACATATACACACAACATATCGTTAACTCACCAGCTGTCGTATGTGTTCTAGCAGAGGTACATACCTGGAAATTTGCCATCCTCCACCAGATTTTGCAGATATTTCTTGTCTTTGTATAACTTTCCCATGGTTGTCTTGACAACGCGACTCTTCGGTCGTTTTTCGTCATAGTTTAGTACGGCGCTGTCGTCTTCGTTTACATGATGCAAGGCCCCCGCctgggtcaaggtcactgatGGCGTCTTGTGGATCCGGATAAGTTGACAGAGTGGCCGTGTGTTGAAGGTGGCGCTGGGGACCTGTGTGTTTTCTGTCTTGGACGACGGTTTCTTCCAAATGAACGGTTGAGTCTGTGGCTAcaagaaatattgattttaatgaaTGGTGTAGCTTGTtgctacaagaaatatttatataaatgagTGTTGGGGCTTACAGCTACAAGAAAAAGTCTGATGTTAATGAACGGTTAAACTTGTGGTTACAAGAAGTTTTAATGTCAATCAGGTGAAACCCAAGTAGGTTTGGAAATGACCGCGCATAATACTAGTGCTAATACTCACCACTTTATGGACTAAGTAGGTCAGGTCCCCAGCCTCTGTTAGTTTCATGCGTCGCCCTGAAATTAAGCCGTCCGCATGAAAAAAAACCTTGATCTTAATATCAAGAAAAATGAAACACCCGGTTTAACGAAATTCAAAAGACTACAAATTCCGGCTGTGCTGTGTACCTCGGCTTTTCCGTCCCTTGTTAATTCCCATCTCAGCCTTTTCTTTCCCGATGATGAAGTCCTTGTTTTTGGGATAATGCTTGTGTCCCCTACTGTAGTAGACCAGAGCTAGTTCATAGTTAGACGACTGATATAATAGACTAGCTTTCTGTAGCAGAGCCTACAATGATATCAACAGAGCTATTATGAGATCGACGGGTAGACAATGTTTAGATTTAGACTGCTATGTAGAACTAGTTGGAGATAAAAAAGAACTTTTAGACAATTATAAAAGCCTACTTTTGAAGTAACACAACTTTTAGACTGTTTGAAAAGGGCTAGTTGAAAGTAAAACAATCTTTAGACTGTAGTAAAGGGTTcgtttgaaataaaacaaccTTTAGATTGTTATGAAGGGCTAGTTAAAAATAAGACAATCTTTAATTTAGACTGTTATGCAGGGCTAGTTGAAAATAAGACAATCTTTAATTTAGACTGTTATGCAGGGCTAGTTGAAAATAAGACAATCTATAATTTAGACTGTTATGCAGGGCtagttgaaaataaaacaatctttAGACAGTTATGAAGGACcagttgaaaataaaacaatctttACAGTTATGAAAGACcagttgaaaataaaacaatctttAATTTAGACTGTTATGCAGGGCTAGTTGAAAATAAGACAATCTATAATTTGGACTGTTATGCAGGGCTAGTTGAAAATAAGACAATCTTTAGACTGTTATGCAGGGCtagttgaaaataaaacaatctttAATTTAGACTGTTATGCAGGGctagttgaaattaaaaaaatctttagacAGTTATGAAGGACTAGTTGAAAATAAGACAATATTTACACAGTTATGAAGGGCtagttgaaaataaaacaatctttAGACAGTTATGAAGGACcagttgaaaataaaacaatctttACAGTTATGAAAGACcagttgaaaataaaacaatctttAATTCAGACTGTTATGCAGGGCtagttgaaaataaaacaatcttaAGACAGCTATGAAAGGCcagttgaaaataaaacaatctttACATTGTTCTGAAGGGCCAGTTTGAATAACACCACCTTTAAACTGTTATGAAGAACTAGTTTGAAATAAAACGATCTTTAGAATGTTATGAAGGGCcagttgaaaataaaacaatctttACACTGTTATGAAGAGCcagttgaaaataaaacaacctTGACACAGTTTTGAATGACTTAGagctgaaaataaaacaatctcCAGACAGTTATGCAGGGCtagttgaaaataaaacaatctttAGACAGTTATGAGGGGCCAGTTGAAAATAAGTCAATCTTTAGACTGTTATGAAGGAGcagttgaaaataaaacaatctttACATTGTTCTGAAGAACcagttgaaaataaaacaatctttAAACTACTATGAAGGgccatttgaaaataaaacaatcttGATATTGTTCTGAAGGACCAGTTTGAATTAACACTACCTTTAAACTGTTATGAAGGGCcgatttgaaataaaacaatctttAGACTGTTATGAAGGGCcagtttgaaataaaacaatctttAGACTGTTATGAAGGgccattttgaaataaaacaatctttAGACAGTTATGAAGGGccagtatgaaataaaacaaccTTTACATTGTTCTGAAGGGCcgatttgaaataaaacaatctttAGACTGTTATGAAGGgccattttgaaataaaacaatctttAGACAGTTATGAAGGGccagtatgaaataaaacaaccTTTACATTGTTCTGAAGGgccaatttgaaataaaacaatctttAGACTGTTATGAAGGgcc contains:
- the LOC125647895 gene encoding uncharacterized protein LOC125647895 isoform X2; translation: MGINKGRKSRGRRMKLTEAGDLTYLVHKVPQTQPFIWKKPSSKTENTQVPSATFNTRPLCQLIRIHKTPSVTLTQAGALHHVNEDDSAVLNYDEKRPKSRVVKTTMGKLYKDKKYLQNLVEDGKFPAVMGSAGSPVGDMAEDGLNFLLDRASYWDRLGPLPPPPPARRFRSRFSGSTLSVDSMDSYKSTDTKASWKSTDSVKTFKSNKSGASRYSYGSKTEKSSPKPDPSKLVFKFPSIGLFDEFHQRMMTEIAEEQETESTENEVETYQSQVEAAKKSLKQYMKKEMDAIDEDFRSNKFRNVQDRCEVCLELLERYEESEIPDKFEMIANLYSYLGNAAMQLGNLDLALKYHQMDLTIGDQLDMKNIRYRALGNTGRVFMMKGKHSKALDMFTRKAPLCNTPRETASLFHEIGNCFLMLNNFHSARESGSKSLKAAEEAGNVQQQLQACVLVGLAEVNMKKYEKAHGSFERAYDHAKSLGDERAELAMKKALVDVNRKIALKLKKTNSSQEKVVQSYPESDVSTARTSVMVE
- the LOC125647895 gene encoding outer dynein arm-docking complex subunit 4-like isoform X1, which produces MSGNIDIKQRKAEVLNNSYRKDGLIKFTSGDIKGALKLFNLALRLNPSDVKSLVYRSKCYKKLRNVRKAIDDVDTALHIHNLNKEALLQKASLLYQSSNYELALVYYSRGHKHYPKNKDFIIGKEKAEMGINKGRKSRGRRMKLTEAGDLTYLVHKVPQTQPFIWKKPSSKTENTQVPSATFNTRPLCQLIRIHKTPSVTLTQAGALHHVNEDDSAVLNYDEKRPKSRVVKTTMGKLYKDKKYLQNLVEDGKFPAVMGSAGSPVGDMAEDGLNFLLDRASYWDRLGPLPPPPPARRFRSRFSGSTLSVDSMDSYKSTDTKASWKSTDSVKTFKSNKSGASRYSYGSKTEKSSPKPDPSKLVFKFPSIGLFDEFHQRMMTEIAEEQETESTENEVETYQSQVEAAKKSLKQYMKKEMDAIDEDFRSNKFRNVQDRCEVCLELLERYEESEIPDKFEMIANLYSYLGNAAMQLGNLDLALKYHQMDLTIGDQLDMKNIRYRALGNTGRVFMMKGKHSKALDMFTRKAPLCNTPRETASLFHEIGNCFLMLNNFHSARESGSKSLKAAEEAGNVQQQLQACVLVGLAEVNMKKYEKAHGSFERAYDHAKSLGDERAELAMKKALVDVNRKIALKLKKTNSSQEKVVQSYPESDVSTARTSVMVE
- the LOC125646603 gene encoding uncharacterized protein LOC125646603 — protein: MQRSPDAKYTPAYSSEFILTSSSPLPVVSTILSPNPGDLQPDNDPLSHNNMNLFQSTQRNAQSSTSTTRNFLETDNTIDDIESFVQAAIQSYPLSSWDTPDGMASDLNTPDKRSEVRRDTEGVNVASLQDRISPLLELLCYSGDNDIESLLTQDVNENKFLGTKINKPNSNEESTNDDENADKLRRHANSEILALLDYNYPHRSDEENLVCFICCEAFYERLHLKNHLVNLHLRHIPISQFAGCPYCPFVGKSRYQFVDHVLKSRAACRSLMMRKKEKGRLKSKSKSNKEKQI